A window of the Cucurbita pepo subsp. pepo cultivar mu-cu-16 chromosome LG01, ASM280686v2, whole genome shotgun sequence genome harbors these coding sequences:
- the LOC111808127 gene encoding uncharacterized protein LOC111808127, with the protein MASACVNNIGMSPENFLDCSSAPCHSYGWLSPRISFSRDDSPPSTNLAGLMTKPAADPAGESEIRDSDPELVPVSEFEFRLQDPVALMLPADELFLNGKLVPFRVSSVKPSVNVLKSMRCVSSPETAAQSRREVEAECSTDPYLFSPKAPRCSSRWRELLGLKKLYQSSSNGSAKTENHKTTSPSYASEANSKALRYLLHRRSKSSLSSSFDSSLNLPLLKDSDSESVSLSSSRVSLSSSSSGHELEDLHRLPLDWENKPNTNPISLHRNPNNSNPPRMRQVKPRPKSEMNPRSTMDHHTTATRVGRSPMRPAPGESTRLAIRGVSVDSPRINSCGKIVFHNLERSSSSPSSFNGGPKLKNRGTERSYSANVRITPVLNVPVCSSLRGSSKSVSVFGFGQLFSNTGTSGSSRSYQSSSSSSSTNRTTTRRIIETDGGGKLH; encoded by the coding sequence ATGGCTTCCGCATGCGTTAACAACATCGGAATGTCGCCGGAGAATTTCCTCGATTGTTCTTCTGCTCCTTGCCATTCTTACGGCTGGCTCAGCCCTCGCATCTCCTTCAGCCGCGACGACTCCCCGCCTTCTACTAACCTCGCCGGACTTATGACTAAGCCTGCCGCTGACCCGGCCGGAGAGTCTGAGATTCGAGATTCGGATCCTGAACTAGTGCCGGTCAGTGAGTTCGAGTTCCGCCTTCAAGATCCCGTCGCCTTGATGCTCCCGGCGGATGAGCTGTTTCTGAATGGAAAACTCGTGCCATTTCGGGTCTCGTCTGTTAAACCCTCGGTCAACGTTTTGAAGTCGATGAGGTGCGTTTCGTCGCCGGAGACTGCGGCTCAGTCCCGCCGGGAAGTTGAGGCTGAATGCAGTACGGATCCATATCTGTTCTCTCCCAAGGCGCCGAGATGTTCCAGTCGATGGAGAGAGCTTTTAGGGCTCAAGAAACTGTACCAGAGCAGCAGCAATGGCAGCGCCAAAACCGAAAATCACAAAACGACGTCGCCGTCTTACGCCTCAGAAGCCAATTCTAAGGCGCTGAGGTATTTACTTCACCGGCGTTCGAAATCGTCATTATCGTCTTCGTTCGATTCGTCACTGAACCTTCCATTGTTGAAGGACTCCGATAGTGAGTCTGTTTCGCTATCTTCTTCCCGCGTATCTCTTTCCTCGTCTTCCTCAGGTCACGAACTCGAAGATCTTCACAGACTCCCGCTGGATTGGGAAAATAAGCCAAACACGAATCCGATTTCTCTCCATCGGAACCCTAACAATAGCAATCCACCGCGAATGAGACAGGTGAAACCTCGGCCTAAATCGGAGATGAATCCAAGATCAACAATGGATCATCATACGACGGCAACGAGAGTAGGTAGAAGCCCAATGCGGCCTGCGCCGGGAGAATCCACTAGATTAGCGATCCGAGGAGTATCCGTAGACAGTCCAAGAATTAACTCCTGTGGTAAAATCGTGTTCCACAACTTGGAGAGAAGCTCGAGCAGTCCAAGCAGCTTCAATGGCGGACCAAAACTGAAGAACAGAGGAACGGAAAGGTCATATTCAGCGAACGTGAGAATAACTCCAGTCCTTAACGTTCCAGTCTGTTCTTCCCTGAGAGGATCCTCAAAATCCGTCTCTGTGTTCGGATTCGGTCAACTATTCTCCAATACCGGCACCAGCGGAAGCAGTAGAAGCTACCAGAGTAGTAGCAGTAGTAGTAGCACTAACCGGACAACGACAAGGCGGATCATCGAAACAGACGGCGGAGGAAAACTCCATTAA
- the LOC111788528 gene encoding protein Iojap, chloroplastic, translating to MALSIVLSLHGAGAGTSFGGQFRQLGHDYFGVSGRPRKQFWCSCWNGSSFSSRNCIWKIPSSNNFHLKSMESSPLFAVGKEAEDSFLSNMNEDTDDMYDDLFKKHGSVVFKRNDQKPPTAEVDDDAESLSFAVSMAKVASDVKAADIRVLFVKPLVYWTRFFIIATAFSRPQIDAIGSRIRDLAEKKYGRSPSGDVKPNSWTLLDFGDVVIHIFLPQQRAFYNLEEFYGNATPVELPFENQQPF from the exons ATGGCGTTATCCATTGTCTTATCTCTTCACGGTGCCGGCGCCGGGACCTCGTTTGGCGGCCAGTTTCGGCAACTGGGTCATGATTATTTCGGAGTTTCCGGCAGACCCAGAAAACAATTTTGGTGCTCATGTTGGAATGGGTCCTCTTTTTCATCCCGAAACTGCATTTGGAAGATACCCTCTTCCAATAACTTCCATTTGAAGTCTATGGAGTCTTCGCCGCTGTTCGCCGTCGGAAAAGAAGCTGAAGATAGCTTTTTATCG AATATGAACGAGGATACGGATGATATGTATGATGATTTGTTCAAGAAACATGGGAGTGTGGTATTCAAGAGAAATGATCAAAAGCCTCCTACTGCAGAAGTTGATGACGACGCAGAAAGCCTTTCAT TTGCTGTATCAATGGCGAAAGTTGCTAGCGACGTAAAGGCTGCCGATATCCGTGTTCTGTTTGTGAAACCTCTAGTCTATTGGACCCGATTTTTCATTATTGCAACGGCATTTTCTCGACCTCAGATCGATGCCATCGG ATCTCGGATAAGAGATCTTGCTGAGAAGAAGTATGGAAGAAGTCCTTCTGGTGACGTGAAGCCAAATTCCTGGACATTATTGGACTTTG GAGATGTGGTTATCCATATATTTCTACCCCAGCAAAGGGCATTCTACAACTTGGAAGAGTTTTACGGCAATGCAACTCCTGTGGAGCTACCGTTCGAAAACCAACAGCcgttttga
- the LOC111805748 gene encoding cold-responsive protein kinase 1-like isoform X2, producing the protein MTCFPFLFSKRAKSPMGSVGHDEGMHNVRLYTYKELKVATEDFSLANKIGEGGFGSVYKGRLRNGKLAAIKVLSAQSRQGLKEFLAETKVISVIEHENLVQLYGCCVENNHRILVYNYLENNSLAQTLLGRGSSSLQFDWRSRSRICIGIARGLAFLHEDVQPYIIHRDIKASNILLDRDLTPKISDFGLARLVPANMSHISTGVAGTIGYLAPEYAIRGQVTRKSDIYSFGVLLVEIVSGRCNKNMKLPIGEQYLLETAWNLYEQGELVLLVDMSLNGDFDAEEACKYIKIGLLCTQDSPKLRPSMSTVVKMLMGEMSVEDRKITKPGLLSDLMDPRGKIPEENKGSDGLFSGSNTLGNSTTSSEPSTVTTATFTARYDSNI; encoded by the exons ATGACTTGCTTCCCTTTTTTGTTCAGTAAGAGGGCGAAATCCCCAATGGGAAGCGTTGGCCACGACGAAG GCATGCACAATGTTAGACTATATACATACAAAGAGCTAAAAGTTGCAACTGAAGATTTCAGCTTAGCGAATAAAATAGGGGAGGGCGGTTTCGGTTCTGTATACAAG GGAAGGCTAAGAAATGGAAAGCTTGCTGCCATAAAAGTTCTTTCGGCTCAATCGAGACAAGGATTGAAGGAATTCTTGGCTGAAACTAAAGTCATCTCTGTGATAGAACATGAAAATCTGGTTCAGCTTTATGGCTGCTGTGTGGAGAATAATCATAGAATTCTTGTCTATAATTACCTTGAGAACAATAGCCTTGCACAAACTCTTCTTG gGCGAGGTTCCAGTAGTCTCCAGTTTGATTGGCGAAGTAGGTCTCGGATTTGCATTGGAATTGCACGCGGGCTTGCCTTCCTTCATGAGGATGTACAGCCATATATCATTCATAGAGATATCAAAGCAAGTAACATTCTTCTTGACCGTGATCTCACTCCTAAGATTTCAGATTTCGGCCTTGCGAGGCTCGTTCCAGCCAACATGTCTCACATTAGTACCGGAGTGGCAGGAACAAT TGGTTACCTAGCACCCGAATATGCGATAAGAGGGCAGGTGACGCGAAAATCAGATATTTACAGTTTCGGCGTCCTCCTTGTGGAAATAGTCAGCGGAAGATGCAACAAAAACATGAAGTTACCAATTGGAGAGCAATATCTTCTCGAAACG GCATGGAATCTTTATGAGCAAGGAGAGCTCGTTCTGCTCGTAGATATGTCGTTAAACGGCGACTTCGATGCTGAGGAAGCttgtaaatatattaagatTGGTCTACTTTGCACACAAGACAGTCCGAAGCTCCGCCCATCGATGTCGACTGTGGTAAAGATGCTAATGGGTGAGATGAGCGTCGAAGATAGAAAGATAACGAAACCGGGGCTGCTTTCGGACCTCATGGATCCAAGAGGAAAGATTCCAGAGGAAAATAAAGGGTCTGATGGTCTGTTCTCTGGATCAAACACCCTTGGAAACTCAACAACGTCATCTGAACCCTCAACTGTTACAACTGCAACCTTCACTGCACGATATGATAGCAACATCTGA
- the LOC111802385 gene encoding uncharacterized protein LOC111802385 isoform X2, translated as MYANFWITGTLFIVGGYLFSLNHARLVVLMATVYATYCVKVRVGWPGVFLSINLAFLSNDALNYLLQWCDKASESSDFEEQKQSETVSEDEFSGESEYSIPTSESEKVHSCKSSTPTVVTSVVDNQKEASCSKVTKEQTDSIDEMKRILNSGDHYEALGFPRHKKIDVIVMKKEYRKKAVLVHPDKNMGSPLASESFKKLQCAYEVLSDSVKKRDYDEQLRKEELKTRSVCQRSQSYGASQQMNSDYCSEESRRIQCSKCGHSHIWVCTNRNKTKARWCQDCCQYHQAKDGDGWVEYKGSLVFDKPQKMDIPRAFVCAESKIFDVSEWVICQGMACRPNTHRPSFHVNMVGLGKTTQRSKSSRFPWELDAEMMDEDEEEFELWLQEALASGLFCETSSKRRKSWSPFKLGHKIGSKQWRRTSC; from the exons ATGTATGCTAACTTTTGGATTACAGGGACATTATTTATAGTTGGAG GTTATTTGTTCTCTCTTAATCATGCGCGGTTGGTGGTCTTAATGGCAACTGTATATGCTACATATTGTGTTAAAGTTCGAGTTGGATGGCCGGGTGTCTTTCTCTCTATAAATCTTGCATTTTTGTCAAATGATGCATTAAATTATTTGCTCCAATGGTGCGATAAGGCGAGTGAAAGTTCAGATTTTGAAGAGCAGAAACAATCTGAAACAGTATCCGAAGATGAATTCTCGGGAGAGAGTGAGTACTCTATTCCTACCAGTGAGTCCGAGAAGGTGCATTCATGTAAATCATCCACCCCGACTGTCGTGACATCTGTTGTTGATAACCAGAAGGAGGCATCTTGTAGCAAGGTGACCAAAGAGCAGACGGACTCAATTGACGAGatgaaaagaatattaaatagCGGGGACCATTACGAAGCACTGGGTTTTCCACGTCACAAGAAGATTGATGTTATAGTTATGAAAAAGGAATACAGAAAAAAG GCTGTGCTTGTGCATCCTGATAAGAATATGGGAAGCCCCTTGGCCAGCGAGTCATTTAAGAAGCTTCAATGTGCATATGag GTTCTTTCCGACTCCGTGAAGAAGAGAGACTATGACGAGCAACTGAGAAAGGAGGAATTGAAGACCAGAAGTGTCTGCCAGAGGTCCCAGTCCTATGGGGCTTCACAGCAG ATGAATTCCGATTATTGCTCAGAGGAGTCGAGACGTATACAGTGCAGTAAATGCGGACATTCCCACATATGGGTCTGCACGAATAGGAATAAGACGAAGGCAAGATGGTGTCAG GATTGTTGTCAATATCATCAAGCTAAGGATGGAGACGGGTGGGTCGAATATAAAGGTTCTCTAGTCTTTGATAAGCCTCAAAAA ATGGATATACCACGTGCGTTCGTTTGTGCCGAGAGCAAGATCTTTGATGTGTCTGAATGGGTGATTTGTCAA GGAATGGCTTGCAGGCCCAATACTCATCGCCCAAGCTTCCATGTAAACATGGTTGGTTTAGGGAAGACAACGCAACGATCGAAGTCGAGCAGATTTCCTTGGGAATTGGACGCTGAAATGATGgatgaagatgaggaagaGTTTGAGCTGTGGCTTCAGGAGGCTTTAGCCTCTGGGCTGTTCTGTGAAACCTCCTCAAAACGGAGAAAGAGCTGGAGCCCCTTCAAGTTAGGCCACAAAATAGGGAGCAAACAATGGAGAAGAACATCATGCTAG
- the LOC111805748 gene encoding cold-responsive protein kinase 1-like isoform X1 has translation MTCFPFLFSKRAKSPMGSVGHDEELSGMHNVRLYTYKELKVATEDFSLANKIGEGGFGSVYKGRLRNGKLAAIKVLSAQSRQGLKEFLAETKVISVIEHENLVQLYGCCVENNHRILVYNYLENNSLAQTLLGRGSSSLQFDWRSRSRICIGIARGLAFLHEDVQPYIIHRDIKASNILLDRDLTPKISDFGLARLVPANMSHISTGVAGTIGYLAPEYAIRGQVTRKSDIYSFGVLLVEIVSGRCNKNMKLPIGEQYLLETAWNLYEQGELVLLVDMSLNGDFDAEEACKYIKIGLLCTQDSPKLRPSMSTVVKMLMGEMSVEDRKITKPGLLSDLMDPRGKIPEENKGSDGLFSGSNTLGNSTTSSEPSTVTTATFTARYDSNI, from the exons ATGACTTGCTTCCCTTTTTTGTTCAGTAAGAGGGCGAAATCCCCAATGGGAAGCGTTGGCCACGACGAAG AACTTTCAGGCATGCACAATGTTAGACTATATACATACAAAGAGCTAAAAGTTGCAACTGAAGATTTCAGCTTAGCGAATAAAATAGGGGAGGGCGGTTTCGGTTCTGTATACAAG GGAAGGCTAAGAAATGGAAAGCTTGCTGCCATAAAAGTTCTTTCGGCTCAATCGAGACAAGGATTGAAGGAATTCTTGGCTGAAACTAAAGTCATCTCTGTGATAGAACATGAAAATCTGGTTCAGCTTTATGGCTGCTGTGTGGAGAATAATCATAGAATTCTTGTCTATAATTACCTTGAGAACAATAGCCTTGCACAAACTCTTCTTG gGCGAGGTTCCAGTAGTCTCCAGTTTGATTGGCGAAGTAGGTCTCGGATTTGCATTGGAATTGCACGCGGGCTTGCCTTCCTTCATGAGGATGTACAGCCATATATCATTCATAGAGATATCAAAGCAAGTAACATTCTTCTTGACCGTGATCTCACTCCTAAGATTTCAGATTTCGGCCTTGCGAGGCTCGTTCCAGCCAACATGTCTCACATTAGTACCGGAGTGGCAGGAACAAT TGGTTACCTAGCACCCGAATATGCGATAAGAGGGCAGGTGACGCGAAAATCAGATATTTACAGTTTCGGCGTCCTCCTTGTGGAAATAGTCAGCGGAAGATGCAACAAAAACATGAAGTTACCAATTGGAGAGCAATATCTTCTCGAAACG GCATGGAATCTTTATGAGCAAGGAGAGCTCGTTCTGCTCGTAGATATGTCGTTAAACGGCGACTTCGATGCTGAGGAAGCttgtaaatatattaagatTGGTCTACTTTGCACACAAGACAGTCCGAAGCTCCGCCCATCGATGTCGACTGTGGTAAAGATGCTAATGGGTGAGATGAGCGTCGAAGATAGAAAGATAACGAAACCGGGGCTGCTTTCGGACCTCATGGATCCAAGAGGAAAGATTCCAGAGGAAAATAAAGGGTCTGATGGTCTGTTCTCTGGATCAAACACCCTTGGAAACTCAACAACGTCATCTGAACCCTCAACTGTTACAACTGCAACCTTCACTGCACGATATGATAGCAACATCTGA
- the LOC111802385 gene encoding uncharacterized protein LOC111802385 isoform X1 codes for MEDIGLFKQGWKWFQSQKHTYSRAQIAFFSFRDKVGMFVERHWPMVCRCCAWMGSLLRLAVLQWWDCIKKGFRSLIGLGFAALLLIMWSCFLSLTSMSCLVYVLLSMGAAGVAVQYLGYTPGLFIVGLFAILILWMYANFWITGTLFIVGGYLFSLNHARLVVLMATVYATYCVKVRVGWPGVFLSINLAFLSNDALNYLLQWCDKASESSDFEEQKQSETVSEDEFSGESEYSIPTSESEKVHSCKSSTPTVVTSVVDNQKEASCSKVTKEQTDSIDEMKRILNSGDHYEALGFPRHKKIDVIVMKKEYRKKAVLVHPDKNMGSPLASESFKKLQCAYEVLSDSVKKRDYDEQLRKEELKTRSVCQRSQSYGASQQMNSDYCSEESRRIQCSKCGHSHIWVCTNRNKTKARWCQDCCQYHQAKDGDGWVEYKGSLVFDKPQKMDIPRAFVCAESKIFDVSEWVICQGMACRPNTHRPSFHVNMVGLGKTTQRSKSSRFPWELDAEMMDEDEEEFELWLQEALASGLFCETSSKRRKSWSPFKLGHKIGSKQWRRTSC; via the exons ATGGAGGATATAGGCCTTTTCAAACAAGGATGGAAATGGTTTCAGTCGCAGAAACACACTTACTCTCGAGCTCAAATTGCGTTTTTTAGTTTCAGAGACAAAGTTGGGATGTTTGTAGAGAGACATTGGCCAATGGTGTGCCGGTGCTGTGCCTGGATGGGTAGTTTACTGCGTTTAGCAGTGCTACAGTGGTGGGACTGCATTAAAAAAGGCTTCAGGTCGCTTATTGGATTAGGCTTTGCTGCACTGCTCCTCATAATGTGGAGTTGCTTTCTTAGTTTAACATCCATGTCCTGCTTGGTTTATGTTCTTCTCAGTATG GGAGCTGCAGGAGTTGCTGTTCAATACCTGGGTTACACTCCTGGACTTTTTATCGTCGGACTCTTCGCTATTCTAATATTGTGGATGTATGCTAACTTTTGGATTACAGGGACATTATTTATAGTTGGAG GTTATTTGTTCTCTCTTAATCATGCGCGGTTGGTGGTCTTAATGGCAACTGTATATGCTACATATTGTGTTAAAGTTCGAGTTGGATGGCCGGGTGTCTTTCTCTCTATAAATCTTGCATTTTTGTCAAATGATGCATTAAATTATTTGCTCCAATGGTGCGATAAGGCGAGTGAAAGTTCAGATTTTGAAGAGCAGAAACAATCTGAAACAGTATCCGAAGATGAATTCTCGGGAGAGAGTGAGTACTCTATTCCTACCAGTGAGTCCGAGAAGGTGCATTCATGTAAATCATCCACCCCGACTGTCGTGACATCTGTTGTTGATAACCAGAAGGAGGCATCTTGTAGCAAGGTGACCAAAGAGCAGACGGACTCAATTGACGAGatgaaaagaatattaaatagCGGGGACCATTACGAAGCACTGGGTTTTCCACGTCACAAGAAGATTGATGTTATAGTTATGAAAAAGGAATACAGAAAAAAG GCTGTGCTTGTGCATCCTGATAAGAATATGGGAAGCCCCTTGGCCAGCGAGTCATTTAAGAAGCTTCAATGTGCATATGag GTTCTTTCCGACTCCGTGAAGAAGAGAGACTATGACGAGCAACTGAGAAAGGAGGAATTGAAGACCAGAAGTGTCTGCCAGAGGTCCCAGTCCTATGGGGCTTCACAGCAG ATGAATTCCGATTATTGCTCAGAGGAGTCGAGACGTATACAGTGCAGTAAATGCGGACATTCCCACATATGGGTCTGCACGAATAGGAATAAGACGAAGGCAAGATGGTGTCAG GATTGTTGTCAATATCATCAAGCTAAGGATGGAGACGGGTGGGTCGAATATAAAGGTTCTCTAGTCTTTGATAAGCCTCAAAAA ATGGATATACCACGTGCGTTCGTTTGTGCCGAGAGCAAGATCTTTGATGTGTCTGAATGGGTGATTTGTCAA GGAATGGCTTGCAGGCCCAATACTCATCGCCCAAGCTTCCATGTAAACATGGTTGGTTTAGGGAAGACAACGCAACGATCGAAGTCGAGCAGATTTCCTTGGGAATTGGACGCTGAAATGATGgatgaagatgaggaagaGTTTGAGCTGTGGCTTCAGGAGGCTTTAGCCTCTGGGCTGTTCTGTGAAACCTCCTCAAAACGGAGAAAGAGCTGGAGCCCCTTCAAGTTAGGCCACAAAATAGGGAGCAAACAATGGAGAAGAACATCATGCTAG